One Candidatus Omnitrophota bacterium genomic window carries:
- a CDS encoding hydrogenase, with protein sequence MNISLFAILMMAFAMVAAKRVTALINGFRAQSLFLFLFMLVLARRADSTELYIVAALLFLIKVILIPRMLHRVVKRIKVSEDLGLSANPTVSIFAAIVLAYLAYAFTGMIAGVPAFFVSISITLIGLFIMIFRMKALAQIAGLLIMENGMFLAAASVSGGMPFIVEIAIFFDVFLAVIILGIFVYKINSLFTHIDVDKLTELKG encoded by the coding sequence ATGAATATATCCTTATTCGCGATACTCATGATGGCCTTCGCCATGGTCGCGGCGAAACGGGTGACCGCCCTGATAAACGGTTTCCGCGCCCAGTCGCTATTCCTGTTCCTTTTTATGTTAGTGCTGGCGCGCAGGGCCGATTCGACGGAATTATATATAGTCGCCGCGCTCCTCTTCCTGATAAAAGTCATATTGATACCGCGCATGCTGCACAGGGTGGTAAAAAGGATAAAAGTGAGCGAAGATCTCGGGCTTTCCGCGAACCCGACCGTCTCGATCTTCGCAGCCATCGTGCTGGCTTACCTGGCGTACGCGTTCACCGGGATGATAGCCGGTGTTCCGGCGTTCTTCGTCTCTATCTCGATAACGCTCATCGGCTTATTTATCATGATATTCAGGATGAAGGCGCTGGCCCAGATAGCCGGCCTGCTCATAATGGAGAACGGGATGTTCCTCGCCGCAGCCAGTGTCTCCGGCGGGATGCCGTTCATAGTCGAAATAGCGATATTCTTCGATGTCTTCCTCGCGGTGATAATACTCGGTATTTTCGTCTATAAGATAAACAGCCTGTTCACGCATATAGACGTGGACAAGCTCACTGAGCTGAAAGGTTGA
- a CDS encoding NADH-quinone oxidoreductase subunit H — protein MKTALIFIQVAMLIVLSPLVSGIIRKIKNNIRMRKGAGIFQPYYNLAKLFAKEEVVSDTTSWIFRAAPFVVLASSVCALSLVPVFSPALSFSNMGDFLSLIFILALGRFFIALAGLDAGSAFGGMGSSREMFISTFVEPVALLSIFAVSLNAGSTNLASVSAPAVLRLSSIIAALSLFIVTIAETSRIPVDNRETHLELTMIHEAMVLEYSGRPLALIELASHIKQILFFSLIAAVVIPWGDFALKMAAIIIAVSLIEVSVAKMRLFRAVDFLSFAFVLSIMAVIVSAAGY, from the coding sequence ATGAAAACCGCGCTTATCTTCATCCAGGTCGCGATGCTCATCGTTTTATCGCCTCTCGTTAGCGGCATAATAAGGAAGATAAAGAATAATATCAGGATGCGCAAAGGCGCCGGCATATTCCAGCCGTATTATAACCTTGCTAAGCTTTTCGCGAAGGAAGAGGTCGTATCGGATACTACGTCGTGGATATTCAGGGCCGCGCCGTTTGTCGTCCTTGCCTCATCCGTGTGCGCGTTGTCGCTCGTGCCTGTATTCTCGCCGGCGCTTTCGTTCTCCAATATGGGCGATTTCCTCTCCTTAATATTTATTTTGGCGCTCGGCAGGTTCTTTATCGCCCTCGCCGGACTCGACGCGGGGAGCGCGTTCGGCGGAATGGGCTCATCGCGGGAGATGTTCATATCGACATTCGTGGAGCCCGTGGCCTTGCTGTCGATCTTCGCGGTCTCGCTCAACGCGGGTTCGACGAACCTGGCGTCGGTCAGCGCGCCTGCCGTTCTGCGGTTGTCATCCATCATCGCGGCGCTCTCGCTTTTTATAGTGACTATCGCCGAGACCTCGCGCATCCCGGTCGATAACCGGGAGACCCACCTGGAATTGACGATGATACACGAGGCGATGGTCCTGGAATATTCAGGCAGGCCGCTCGCCCTTATAGAATTGGCCTCGCACATAAAGCAGATATTGTTCTTTTCCCTGATAGCCGCGGTCGTCATCCCGTGGGGCGATTTCGCCCTCAAGATGGCGGCGATCATCATAGCGGTGAGCCTGATAGAGGTATCGGTGGCTAAGATGAGGCTGTTCAGGGCCGTGGATTTCCTGAGCTTCGCGTTCGTCCTCTCGATAATGGCGGTCATCGTCTCCGCGGCGGGGTACTGA